A section of the Acropora muricata isolate sample 2 chromosome 4, ASM3666990v1, whole genome shotgun sequence genome encodes:
- the LOC136915776 gene encoding serine-threonine kinase receptor-associated protein-like — protein MARQIPLTCSGHTRPVVHLSFSDITPHGYFLISACKDGKPMLRQGDTGDWIGTFEGHKGAVWSATLNKDATKAATGAADFSAKVWNALSGDEELTLPHKHIVKIVDFSPNGHQLLTASNEKLMRIFDLQNENAEPDLLKGYTVNIRAALWSKDSKFVFSGGEDKAMRLWDTRTMSEVKKVDLPNSVSSMVLSKDGSVLVVSYAKTISFWDTERMENMKSFEAPTDIFSASLHPTKSCFVAGGDDFKLYKFDYTDGKELESYKGHFGPVHCVRYSPDGELYASGSEDGTLRLWQHTVGKTYGLWRAVNNGITSEGTNS, from the exons ATGGCACGGCAAATACCTCTAACGTGTAGTGGACACACGAGGCCGGTGGTACATTTATCATTCTCGGACATCACTCCTCACGGCTACTTTCTGATTAGTGCCTGCAAAG ATGGAAAACCTATGCTACGACAGGGTGACACCGGTGACTGGATTGGTACTTTTGAAGGCCACAAAGGAGCCGTCTGGAGTGCCACTCTGAATAAAGATGCTACAAAGGCTGCCACAGGGGCAGCTGATTTTTCAGC GAAAGTGTGGAATGCCCTTTCTGGTGATGAAGAACTCACCTTACCGCATAAACACATTGTTAAGATTGTGGACTTCTCTCCT aATGGGCATCAACTCCTAACAGCCAGCAATGAAAAACTGATGAGAATATTTgatcttcaaaatgaaaatgcaG AGCCAGACCTGTTAAAGGGTTATACAGTCAACATTAGAGCTGCTCTATGGAGCAAAGATAGCAAGTTTGTCTTTAGTGGAGGAGAAGACAAAGCAATGAG GCTTTGGGATACAAGAACAATGAGTGAAGTAAAGAAAGTTGATTTACCAAACAGTGTGTCCAGCATGGTGTTGTCAAAAGATGGTTCTGTCCTTGTTGTCTCTTATGCAAAAACAATCTCATTTTGGGACACAGAGAG AATGGAAAATATGAAGTCATTTGAAGCTCCCACAGATATATTTTCAGCCTCTCTCCACCCTACAAAGTCTTGCTTTGTAGCTGGAGGTGATGATTTCAAGCTTTACAAGTTTGATTACACTGATGGAAAGGAATTAG AATCATACAAAGGCCATTTTGGTCCTGTGCATTGTGTGAGGTATTCTCCAGATGGTGAACTGTATGCCTCAGGATCTGAAGATGGTACTCTTCGGCTTTGGCAACACACTGTTGGCAAAACGTATGGACTCTGGCGAGCAGTCAACAATGGTATAACCTCAGAAGGGACAAATTCCTGA